In a genomic window of Deinococcus metalli:
- a CDS encoding ABC transporter ATP-binding protein, which yields MFSRPRPLGAPAGRAGASVPRDPRQLARLLAYARPYRPLFVLGVLATLLSSGLNLVFPKLFGGLVDASFLRLGSADTGPLDRTVLLLLGVFALSACFGAAQSYLLARVGAGVVADLRRAVFSHLLTLSPRFFGEHKTGDLTSRLTADVGTVQGVTSTALAQLAAQAVTLVGALVLLVTTSARLSLLTLVIIPLVIGTAVTIGRRIRVVSRSVQDAVAQANASAEEAISGVRVVQGFTAEDAERARYGRGVHASFVAALHRARLQAFMSGIMSFLTFSSLALVLWYGGRLVMAGQLSPGNLVTFLFYALQVGGTVAQLTGVVNQFQEALGASSRIFELLDERSDLPEPTAPAPLTRAEGRVTFRDVSFGYGDAGVLRGLSLDVPAGQVVALVGPSGAGKTTLVSLIPRFWDVSGGALLIDGQDVRAYTLSDLRAQVGLVPQETLLFSGTVRENILYGRPDATPAEVEDSARAANVHEFVTALPAGYDTVVGERGVKLSGGQRQRVAIARAVLKDPRILILDEATSALDNESEALVQSALERLMQGRTTFVIAHRLSTVRNADRIVVLDAGRIVQDGPHAQLIAAGGLYRDLYDLQFRTQQEGRAELA from the coding sequence ATGTTCTCGCGTCCCCGCCCGCTCGGTGCGCCCGCTGGCCGGGCGGGCGCTTCCGTTCCCCGTGATCCCCGGCAGCTCGCGCGGCTGCTGGCCTACGCCCGGCCGTACCGTCCGCTGTTCGTGCTGGGCGTGCTCGCCACGCTGCTGTCCAGCGGCCTGAATCTGGTGTTTCCCAAACTCTTCGGCGGCCTGGTGGACGCGTCCTTCCTGCGGCTGGGCAGTGCGGACACCGGGCCGCTCGACCGCACGGTGCTGCTGCTGCTGGGCGTGTTCGCGCTGTCGGCGTGCTTCGGGGCGGCGCAGTCGTACCTGCTCGCGCGGGTGGGGGCGGGCGTGGTCGCGGACCTGCGCCGCGCGGTGTTCTCGCACCTGCTCACGCTCTCGCCGCGCTTTTTCGGGGAGCACAAGACCGGCGACCTGACCAGCCGCCTGACCGCCGACGTGGGCACCGTGCAGGGCGTGACCAGCACCGCCCTGGCCCAGCTCGCCGCCCAGGCGGTCACGCTGGTGGGCGCGCTGGTCCTGCTGGTGACCACCTCCGCGCGCCTGAGCCTGCTCACGCTGGTGATCATTCCGCTGGTGATCGGCACGGCCGTGACCATCGGCCGGCGCATCCGGGTGGTCAGCCGCAGCGTGCAGGACGCGGTCGCGCAGGCCAACGCCAGCGCCGAGGAGGCCATCAGCGGCGTGCGCGTGGTGCAGGGCTTCACCGCCGAGGACGCCGAACGCGCCCGCTACGGCCGGGGCGTGCACGCCAGCTTCGTGGCGGCCCTGCACCGGGCCCGGCTGCAGGCCTTCATGTCCGGCATCATGAGCTTCCTGACCTTCTCCTCGCTGGCCCTGGTGCTGTGGTACGGCGGGCGGCTGGTCATGGCCGGGCAGCTGTCGCCGGGGAACCTCGTGACCTTCCTGTTCTACGCCCTCCAGGTGGGCGGCACGGTCGCGCAGCTGACCGGCGTCGTGAACCAGTTCCAGGAAGCGCTGGGCGCGTCCAGCCGCATCTTCGAGCTGCTCGACGAGCGCAGCGACCTTCCGGAACCCACTGCGCCCGCGCCGCTCACGCGCGCCGAGGGCCGCGTGACCTTCCGCGACGTGTCGTTCGGGTACGGAGACGCCGGCGTGCTGCGCGGCCTGAGCCTGGACGTGCCCGCCGGCCAGGTGGTCGCGCTGGTGGGTCCCAGTGGGGCGGGAAAGACCACGCTGGTGAGCCTGATTCCCCGCTTCTGGGACGTGAGCGGCGGCGCGCTGCTGATCGACGGACAGGACGTGCGCGCCTACACGCTCTCGGACCTGCGCGCCCAGGTGGGGCTGGTGCCGCAGGAAACGCTGCTGTTCTCCGGCACGGTGCGCGAAAACATCCTGTATGGCCGCCCCGACGCCACGCCCGCCGAGGTCGAGGACAGCGCCCGCGCCGCGAACGTCCACGAGTTCGTCACGGCGCTGCCGGCCGGCTACGACACGGTGGTGGGCGAGCGCGGCGTGAAGCTGTCGGGCGGGCAGCGCCAGCGCGTCGCCATCGCCCGCGCGGTGCTGAAAGACCCGCGTATCCTGATCCTCGACGAGGCGACCAGCGCCCTGGACAACGAGTCCGAGGCGCTGGTGCAGTCGGCGCTGGAACGCCTGATGCAGGGCCGCACCACCTTCGTGATCGCCCACCGCCTCTCGACCGTGCGCAACGCCGACCGCATCGTGGTCCTCGACGCCGGGCGCATCGTCCAGGACGGCCCGCACGCGCAGCTGATCGCCGCCGGCGGCCTGTACCGCGACCTGTACGACCTGCAGTTCCGGACGCAGCAGGAGGGCCGGGCGGAACTCGCTTGA
- a CDS encoding aldo/keto reductase, with product MEQREFGTTGLTVSVLGLGAGQIGDARHSEDLAGTLMNRALDFGVTLVDTARGYGLSEERIGRHLSWRRHDFILSSKGGYGAEGADDWTPQAIRSGIEQALRRMRVDWIDIFHLHSCPLDVLRRDDLLAALDDARAQGLIRVAAYSGENDALRWAATSGRFGSVETSVNLADQWSAQHVLPQARDAGLGVIAKRPIANAAWQYAQRPAGQYAEPYWERLGTLDLDGIRQGAGLEWDEFALRFAAYTPGVHSAIVGTARVDNLERNIQLAQKGPLPIDVLTHIQAAWDEHGRGWGGEV from the coding sequence ATGGAACAGCGTGAATTTGGCACCACCGGACTGACCGTGAGCGTGCTGGGCCTGGGCGCCGGCCAGATCGGCGACGCCCGCCACAGCGAGGATCTGGCCGGCACCCTGATGAACCGGGCGCTCGACTTCGGCGTGACGCTGGTGGACACGGCGCGCGGCTACGGCCTCAGCGAGGAGCGCATCGGGCGGCACCTGTCGTGGCGCCGCCACGATTTCATCCTGAGCAGCAAGGGCGGGTATGGCGCGGAGGGCGCCGACGACTGGACTCCGCAGGCGATCCGCTCCGGCATCGAGCAGGCGCTGCGCCGGATGCGGGTGGACTGGATCGACATCTTCCACCTGCACTCCTGCCCGCTGGACGTGCTGCGCCGGGACGACCTGCTGGCCGCGCTGGACGACGCCCGCGCCCAGGGTCTGATCCGCGTGGCCGCCTACAGCGGCGAGAACGACGCCCTGCGCTGGGCCGCGACGTCTGGCCGTTTCGGCAGCGTGGAGACCAGCGTGAACCTCGCGGACCAGTGGAGCGCGCAGCACGTCCTGCCGCAGGCGCGGGACGCGGGCCTGGGCGTGATCGCCAAGCGGCCCATCGCCAACGCCGCGTGGCAGTACGCCCAGCGCCCCGCCGGCCAGTACGCCGAGCCCTACTGGGAACGCCTGGGAACGCTTGACCTGGACGGCATACGGCAGGGCGCCGGCCTGGAGTGGGACGAGTTCGCGCTGCGCTTCGCCGCGTATACGCCCGGCGTGCACAGCGCCATTGTCGGCACAGCCCGCGTGGACAACCTCGAACGCAACATCCAGCTCGCGCAGAAGGGCCCGCTGCCCATCGACGTCCTCACGCACATCCAGGCCGCGTGGGACGAGCACGGCAGGGGCTGGGGCGGAGAGGTCTGA
- the murA gene encoding UDP-N-acetylglucosamine 1-carboxyvinyltransferase, giving the protein MQLTPLHIKGGRPLAGTVAAQHSKNAALPVIVASLLSSEKITLHGIPRLSDVVTILDLMQHLGTQHAWVGENSLELHTPEIVNTDAPYALVSKMRASFIVLGAILARTGQATVSMPGGCAWGPRPVDQHVKALRALGAEITEDGGNFDARRSASLSGTFIFELLTVGGTHNAILASVLGDGVVTLENASIDTDVVDMIEFLNSLGADIQGAGTNTLVIRGVPALRGGAYTVIPDRIEAGTFMIMAAATRSRVELTNIRPDHLRAVSAKLQEMGVDVQEGDTSVVVDARGRELRPVNITTQSYPGFPTDLQPQMSALLATVPGTSVVQDPVYPDRLTHVAEMHRMGANITVSGYTQVIQGARLHAAPVKAADLRAGAALIIAALTADGETVIDGVQYLNRGYERLSERLRGLGVDVHQSELALAMD; this is encoded by the coding sequence ATGCAACTGACTCCACTGCACATCAAGGGAGGCCGCCCGCTCGCCGGGACGGTCGCCGCCCAACACAGCAAGAACGCGGCCCTGCCCGTGATCGTCGCGAGCCTCCTGAGCAGTGAGAAGATCACCCTGCACGGCATTCCGCGCCTGTCGGACGTCGTGACCATCCTCGACCTGATGCAGCACCTCGGCACGCAGCACGCGTGGGTGGGCGAGAACAGCCTGGAACTGCACACGCCCGAGATCGTGAACACCGACGCGCCCTACGCGCTGGTGAGCAAGATGCGCGCGTCGTTCATCGTGCTGGGCGCCATCCTGGCCCGCACCGGGCAGGCCACCGTGTCGATGCCCGGCGGCTGCGCGTGGGGTCCGCGCCCCGTGGACCAACACGTCAAGGCCCTGAGGGCGCTGGGCGCCGAGATCACCGAGGACGGCGGCAACTTCGACGCCCGGCGCAGCGCGTCCCTGAGCGGCACCTTCATCTTCGAGCTGCTCACGGTCGGCGGCACCCACAACGCCATCCTGGCGAGCGTGCTGGGTGACGGCGTGGTCACGCTGGAGAACGCCAGCATCGACACCGACGTCGTGGACATGATCGAGTTCCTGAACAGCCTGGGCGCCGACATCCAGGGCGCCGGCACCAACACGCTGGTGATCCGCGGCGTCCCGGCCCTGCGCGGCGGGGCGTACACCGTGATCCCGGACCGCATCGAGGCCGGCACCTTCATGATCATGGCCGCCGCCACGCGCAGCCGCGTGGAACTCACGAACATCCGTCCGGATCACCTGCGCGCCGTGAGCGCCAAGTTGCAGGAGATGGGCGTGGACGTGCAGGAGGGCGACACCAGCGTGGTCGTGGACGCCCGCGGCCGTGAGCTGCGGCCCGTGAACATCACCACCCAGAGCTACCCCGGCTTCCCCACGGACCTGCAACCGCAGATGAGCGCCCTGCTCGCCACGGTGCCCGGCACCAGCGTCGTGCAGGACCCGGTGTACCCGGACCGCCTGACGCACGTGGCGGAGATGCACCGCATGGGTGCCAACATCACCGTCAGCGGCTACACCCAGGTCATCCAGGGCGCGCGGCTGCACGCGGCGCCCGTGAAGGCCGCCGACCTGCGGGCCGGCGCGGCCCTGATCATCGCCGCCCTGACCGCCGACGGCGAGACCGTGATCGACGGCGTGCAGTACCTCAACCGCGGCTACGAGCGCCTGTCCGAGCGCCTGCGCGGCCTGGGCGTGGACGTGCACCAGTCCGAACTCGCCCTCGCGATGGACTGA
- a CDS encoding transcriptional regulator, with the protein MPKKERKRLQVVISDEQDALLTRTAYELSSPERLISKSEVVRLAIEKIARELGEGAHIDEYRAILDADDVSDDA; encoded by the coding sequence ATGCCCAAGAAGGAACGCAAACGCCTGCAGGTGGTCATCAGCGATGAGCAGGACGCCCTCCTGACCCGCACGGCCTACGAACTGTCCAGCCCCGAGCGGCTGATCAGCAAGAGCGAGGTCGTGCGCTTGGCCATCGAGAAGATCGCCCGCGAACTCGGCGAGGGCGCGCACATCGACGAGTACCGCGCCATCCTCGACGCGGACGACGTCAGCGACGACGCGTAG
- a CDS encoding C40 family peptidase: MPRPVLALRSTLLLLALGLGAPALAAAPTLPAASTATTVTVQPGDTAYAIARRAGISVDTLLALNGLSTPAVKVGQVLRVREVTVYVVQPGETLYALSRRYGVSVDALLYENALPPGATLKAGQTLRIPAAASGSVALAAAPVTAPAVVSTPATPSGGVLGSPFVPALPAPDRPSLSAPSRLPTLPTPPDALLPPLAPAAVNAQPTDWLSAALALLGTPYVYGGATPSGTDCSGLVVQVFTPLGVTLPRTSAEQARAGAPVESGQWQPGDLVFFDTEGQGRVSHVGIYLGNDTFVDANTYQGKVVIDRLLGDRYWAARYLGARRVLPDPLALRP, from the coding sequence ATGCCCCGACCCGTCCTTGCCCTGCGCTCCACGCTGCTGCTCCTGGCCCTGGGCCTGGGGGCGCCCGCCCTGGCCGCCGCCCCGACGCTGCCCGCAGCCAGCACGGCCACGACAGTCACGGTGCAGCCCGGCGACACCGCGTACGCCATCGCGCGCCGGGCCGGGATCAGCGTGGACACGCTGCTGGCCCTGAACGGCCTGAGCACGCCGGCCGTGAAGGTCGGACAGGTGCTGCGCGTGCGCGAGGTGACGGTCTATGTCGTGCAGCCGGGCGAGACGCTGTACGCCCTGTCACGGCGCTACGGCGTGAGCGTGGACGCCCTGCTGTACGAGAACGCCCTGCCGCCCGGCGCGACCCTGAAGGCCGGGCAGACCCTGCGGATTCCCGCCGCCGCGTCCGGCAGTGTGGCCCTGGCCGCCGCACCCGTCACGGCGCCCGCCGTGGTGAGCACGCCGGCCACGCCGTCTGGGGGCGTCCTCGGCTCGCCGTTCGTGCCGGCCCTGCCCGCTCCGGACCGCCCGAGCCTCAGCGCGCCCAGCCGCCTGCCCACGCTGCCCACCCCGCCGGACGCCCTGCTGCCGCCGCTGGCGCCCGCGGCCGTGAACGCCCAGCCCACCGACTGGCTGTCGGCCGCGCTGGCGCTGCTGGGCACACCCTACGTGTACGGCGGGGCCACGCCGAGCGGCACGGACTGCAGCGGCCTGGTCGTGCAGGTGTTCACGCCGCTGGGCGTGACGCTGCCGCGCACCAGCGCCGAGCAGGCCCGCGCCGGCGCGCCGGTTGAGAGCGGCCAGTGGCAGCCCGGCGACCTGGTGTTCTTCGACACCGAGGGCCAGGGCCGCGTGTCGCACGTGGGCATCTACCTGGGCAATGACACCTTCGTGGACGCCAACACCTACCAGGGCAAGGTCGTGATCGACCGCCTGCTGGGCGACCGCTACTGGGCGGCGCGCTACCTGGGGGCGCGGCGCGTGCTGCCGGACCCTCTGGCGCTGCGGCCGTGA
- a CDS encoding MFS transporter, giving the protein MLARADAWRARTFSALRHPHYRRFWSSQLLSLVGSWMQSTAQQYLVLELSGGSSAALGWVTVAQFMPSLLLSLFAGAVIDRLPRRRVLLTTQGVLMLTAVALAVTTHLGVVTLPLVMLIAFVSGCANAFDMPARQSMVVDFVPRADVSNAVALNSLSFNVSRTLGQALFGVVAALGASLLAGGDSSNVSHLALPFYLNVVSFFVVLYVLATLPFPPREGAPHGSMLDDVREGLRYVRRTPGVRNVMLLVGLLSLTVVNFNVIIPYYARVVFGAREATFGLLSAAFGAGAMAGALWQASKPNPLRNLRVGALILLASATLLALTPGPELAVPVLAACGFGMLSLLVSANSSVQLTIPDHLRGRVMSLYSFVLVGMGPPGALISSGLISKTGPLGPRVGLIALVVLGALSLLLLWTRLPRQLPAPGVRAASGD; this is encoded by the coding sequence GTGCTAGCGCGTGCCGACGCGTGGCGAGCCCGGACGTTCAGCGCCCTGCGCCACCCCCATTACCGCCGTTTCTGGTCGTCGCAGCTGCTGTCGCTGGTGGGCAGCTGGATGCAGTCCACTGCGCAGCAGTACCTCGTGCTGGAACTTTCGGGGGGCAGTTCGGCGGCGCTCGGCTGGGTGACGGTCGCGCAGTTCATGCCCAGCCTGCTGCTGTCGCTGTTCGCCGGCGCGGTGATCGACCGTCTGCCCCGGCGGCGGGTGCTGCTGACCACGCAGGGCGTGCTGATGCTCACCGCCGTGGCGCTGGCCGTGACCACCCACCTGGGCGTCGTCACGCTGCCGCTGGTGATGCTGATCGCGTTCGTGTCCGGCTGTGCCAACGCCTTCGACATGCCCGCCCGGCAGAGCATGGTCGTGGATTTCGTGCCGCGCGCCGACGTCAGCAACGCCGTGGCGCTGAACAGCCTGTCGTTCAACGTGAGCCGCACGCTGGGGCAGGCGCTGTTCGGCGTGGTCGCGGCGCTGGGCGCGAGCCTGCTGGCCGGCGGGGACAGCTCGAACGTGTCGCACCTGGCGCTGCCGTTCTACCTGAATGTCGTGTCGTTCTTCGTCGTGCTGTACGTGCTGGCGACGCTGCCCTTCCCGCCGCGCGAGGGGGCGCCGCACGGCAGCATGCTCGACGACGTGCGAGAGGGTCTGCGCTACGTGCGGCGCACCCCGGGCGTGCGCAACGTGATGCTGCTGGTGGGCCTGCTGAGCCTGACGGTGGTGAACTTCAACGTGATCATCCCGTACTACGCCCGCGTGGTCTTCGGCGCGCGCGAGGCGACCTTCGGCCTGCTGTCGGCGGCGTTCGGGGCGGGGGCGATGGCGGGCGCGCTGTGGCAGGCGAGCAAACCCAACCCGCTGCGCAACCTGCGTGTGGGCGCGCTGATCCTGCTGGCCTCGGCCACGCTGCTCGCCCTGACACCCGGCCCTGAGCTGGCGGTGCCGGTGCTGGCCGCGTGCGGCTTCGGCATGCTGAGCCTGCTGGTCAGCGCGAACAGCAGCGTGCAGCTCACCATTCCCGATCACCTGCGCGGCCGGGTGATGAGCCTGTACTCCTTCGTGCTGGTCGGTATGGGACCGCCGGGCGCGCTGATCTCCAGCGGCCTGATCAGCAAGACCGGTCCGCTCGGTCCCCGCGTGGGCCTGATCGCGCTGGTCGTGCTGGGGGCGCTGTCGCTGCTGCTGCTCTGGACCCGGTTGCCGCGGCAGCTCCCCGCACCCGGTGTGCGCGCCGCGTCCGGCGACTGA
- the hemC gene encoding hydroxymethylbilane synthase — MRTVTVGTRGSTLALAQTHWVVARLKEEWPDTDFRIQTISTKGDQQRGSLAAMAERGDKGFWVKEIEDALLQNRIDIAVHSLKDLPTEQPEALEVASIPKRVDARDVLIGKEGMKQLSALPQGARVGTSSVRRKAFLKAFRPDLQVINLRGNIDTRLAALAGDEYDAIILAAAGLIRTEMRHRIDEFLEPDIMLPAPGQGALALETRADDDLNIEVAYAIHDHTTDDRITAEREFLAGLGAGCLAPVGAHATIKGGVLTLEGWVGALDGSKVIRGTTQGDAAECADLGAELAQDMLGQGARDLVDAAHV, encoded by the coding sequence ATGCGTACGGTGACGGTAGGAACGCGCGGCTCCACGCTCGCGCTCGCGCAGACCCACTGGGTGGTCGCCCGGCTGAAAGAGGAGTGGCCCGACACGGACTTCCGCATTCAGACGATCAGCACGAAGGGCGACCAGCAGCGCGGCAGCCTGGCGGCCATGGCCGAGCGCGGCGACAAGGGCTTCTGGGTCAAGGAAATCGAGGACGCCCTGCTCCAGAACCGCATCGACATCGCGGTCCACAGTCTCAAGGACCTGCCCACCGAGCAGCCCGAAGCGCTGGAGGTCGCCAGCATTCCCAAACGCGTGGACGCGCGCGACGTCCTGATCGGCAAGGAAGGCATGAAGCAGCTGTCCGCCCTGCCGCAGGGCGCGCGGGTGGGCACGAGTTCCGTGCGCCGCAAGGCCTTCCTGAAGGCCTTCCGCCCGGATCTGCAGGTGATCAACCTGCGCGGCAACATCGACACCCGGCTTGCCGCACTCGCCGGCGACGAGTACGACGCGATCATCCTGGCCGCCGCGGGCCTGATCCGCACCGAGATGCGCCACCGCATCGACGAATTTCTGGAGCCGGACATCATGCTGCCCGCGCCCGGTCAGGGCGCCCTGGCGCTCGAGACCCGTGCGGACGACGACCTGAACATCGAGGTCGCATACGCCATCCACGACCACACCACCGACGACCGCATCACCGCCGAGCGGGAATTCCTGGCGGGCCTGGGGGCCGGGTGCCTGGCGCCGGTGGGCGCGCACGCCACCATCAAGGGCGGTGTCCTCACGCTGGAGGGCTGGGTGGGCGCGCTGGACGGCAGCAAGGTGATCCGCGGCACCACCCAGGGCGACGCGGC